The genomic interval GCTGGACACTTTGAAACGCCCAGTGATCCGACTCGGGGATCGGCGTCGGCATCATGGCCTCGTCCCACTCCAGCCCCTCGTCGATCCATCGGGTCAACGACTCAATCTCGGGCTTCGGCAATGCTGGTCCAGCGGGCGGCATCTTTCCGGCAGCAACCACTTGCAGCAACTGGCTCTTTGTTGAATCGAACGGTGTCGTTTGATTCAATACTTCATCGAACACATCCAAACGAATTTCCGAATCCGGCTCTGATCCAGAATGGCACTCGAAACAGCGGTCTCGCAGAATCGGCAGCACGTCCCTGCCAAATGAAACCGTTTTGATGGCGGGTTGGACGGCTGTGACAGCTTTTGGCGGCGCATTGGGCGGCAGATCCAATGCGTCCCGCCAGTTCGAATGTAGATTCACGTCCCAAACGTGAATCAAGTCATCAACTTCGGTTTTCGCTCCGGTAGAAAATCCAATCCAACGAACCGTTTGAATCGACTTTGTGGTGCTGGTCGACGCCTGCGGGGCGTTCTCTGCTCCCGGATCAGGATCGACCCAAAGATCCAACTGATCGAAAGCGGTTTGTTCACCGGGGACCGATTTCCACAAACGCGCGACAATCAAATGATCTTGATCGCCCATCAGCACTGGGCCGAACTGTTGGCGTGCCGATTGAAAGCGAACCATGAAACGGTTTTCTTCGCCGGAGACATGCAAACCGACATTGGGCACGTTCGCCGAATGCGTGCCGCCTGCTGTTCCTGGAGATTCATCCAACCAGAGCACAAAGAACTCGCCATCTCCTTTGCCCGGTGAATCGTCGCGTGAGTTACTCGGCAGATCGATTGTCTGCGCATCATATCGCAGGCGAAAACGGACAAAGAGTTCCGTGTCCGAGCAAGCGGGTTGCACCTTGCGGCGCAAGGGATTGTTTCGTCCACCGGTGCCGGAGATGACGAACCGAGTCTGGGCGAATCCGTCTTGAATCCAGGTGTTTGAACTTGTCGAATTCGAGGCACTGTCACCGGTGATGCTGCTGGGGGCATTCACAGGACCGGCGGCGTCCTGGGCGTGGGCGCCCAGCGATAACACTGCACAGACCAGCAAAGAAAGACCGCAACGATTCATCAAACGGAGCATCAGCAAACCATCGCACGTTTCTGACAGGGGGGAGAGACCGTCATCATAGCTGATCGAATGTCTGCCTGCTCAAGTTGTCTCAGCATGCGTTCCAGTCGGGGCCAGTCGTGTCCACACTCGCTGGCGATCAGAACTGCGAATACAATAAGGCTCGACTGGAACTATCCCGGATGATTTATCAGCTCGCAACGCGATCAGACTCACTATGAATTCGAACACTGGCGTCCCCTCCTTCCGATCGCTTCCTCGATTGCTGGTCACATGGTTCACCATGGCGGCCCTGGCATCGAGTCTTGTGGTTGCCCCTGCTGGCGATGCAGCCGATGCGGAAAACTCGATTTTCCAAGCCAATCAACGGCTTGGACGCGGCGTGAACCTTGGCAATTTCTTGGAGGTTCCCAGGGATCAGGACTGGGGCGTCAAGATCGTCCCGGATCACTTGGCGACGATCAAGCAAGCCGGTTTCGACAGCATCCGACTCCCCGTGAAATGGTCCGACTATGCGTCGAAAGTCCAACCGTACGCTATCGAGCCTGAGTTCTTTTCCCGAGTCGATCGCTGGCTGGATCGTGCCGAGCAGGAAAAACTCAATGTGGTGCTGAACATTCACCACTACGATCAGTTGGACACGGATCCCGATCAACACGTGGAACGCTTTCGAGCTATTTGGCGTCAGATCGCACAGCGGTACCAGTCGCGTGGTCCGTGGCTGTATTTTGAGCTGGACAACGAGCCCCATGACAAATTGAGCAGCAAATGGAATGAGGTCTTGCTGCAGGGATTGGCGGCGGTCCGGGAAAGCAATCCGACTCGCCCTGTGATCATTGGTCCTCCCAATTGGAATGGCATTTGGGCTCTGCCGCAGTTGAGATTGCCCGATGATCCGAATTTGATCGTCACCGTTCACATGTACAACCCACACAATTTCACTCA from Stieleria varia carries:
- a CDS encoding glycoside hydrolase family 5 protein, with translation MNSNTGVPSFRSLPRLLVTWFTMAALASSLVVAPAGDAADAENSIFQANQRLGRGVNLGNFLEVPRDQDWGVKIVPDHLATIKQAGFDSIRLPVKWSDYASKVQPYAIEPEFFSRVDRWLDRAEQEKLNVVLNIHHYDQLDTDPDQHVERFRAIWRQIAQRYQSRGPWLYFELDNEPHDKLSSKWNEVLLQGLAAVRESNPTRPVIIGPPNWNGIWALPQLRLPDDPNLIVTVHMYNPHNFTHQGASWSNPEVRSIKDLSWGSKEERAALDKEIQQAADWGKQHSRPIYLGEFGAYSSAPQDSRVRWTRAVVTAAERHQMSWAYWEFGAGFGLYDIQQSQWRQDLLNAVMP